Proteins encoded by one window of Anaerolineales bacterium:
- a CDS encoding COX15/CtaA family protein produces the protein MKAASYFSGDRGFGRLAFGAALVTFIMITIGAITRVSESGYGCGPYWLTCNGEIIPTVYTLETAIEFGHRLFALIVGGFSLAVLIRARRTYAGIPRLTIPAYLGFLLFLVQSALGGLTVALYRDAPDRQWQSVLFHLAVSMLIMACYVILWVNARSLIAESPLQTLVKTPRPLISVNALGLTSAMSFLVAIVGAAVRGTQAMKACVGFPLCDGELLPVNQGALQMLNMTHRLAAGGLGVLLLLLIVQVILGGGEVSPPLRRALFLAGGVYLLQAGLGALIVLTDDRTWLLISRSLHVTFAAGTWAVIITASSLAWLHVSPNRLPLPTNTGERSSTPHREGAPSALISS, from the coding sequence ATGAAGGCTGCCAGCTATTTCAGCGGGGATCGCGGGTTCGGGCGCTTGGCGTTTGGTGCGGCGCTCGTCACCTTTATCATGATCACCATTGGGGCAATTACACGGGTCAGCGAATCGGGGTATGGGTGCGGTCCGTATTGGCTAACATGCAACGGGGAGATCATCCCCACCGTCTATACCCTTGAGACGGCAATCGAGTTTGGGCATCGGCTGTTCGCGCTGATTGTCGGCGGGTTCAGCCTTGCCGTGTTGATCCGCGCCCGACGTACCTACGCCGGCATCCCTCGTCTAACCATCCCTGCATACCTCGGATTTCTGCTCTTTTTAGTGCAGTCCGCGCTTGGCGGGCTGACGGTGGCGCTCTACCGTGATGCGCCGGATCGCCAGTGGCAGAGTGTCCTCTTTCATCTCGCCGTTAGTATGCTGATCATGGCGTGTTATGTTATCCTCTGGGTCAACGCTCGCAGTCTGATTGCCGAGTCACCCCTTCAGACGTTGGTTAAAACACCCCGCCCGTTGATCTCGGTAAACGCCTTGGGGCTGACGTCTGCGATGAGCTTTCTGGTGGCGATTGTTGGGGCGGCGGTGCGCGGCACGCAGGCGATGAAAGCCTGTGTGGGCTTTCCGCTCTGCGATGGCGAACTACTTCCCGTGAATCAGGGCGCACTCCAGATGTTGAATATGACACACCGCCTTGCCGCTGGCGGCTTAGGGGTGCTTCTTCTGCTGCTTATCGTCCAAGTGATCCTCGGAGGGGGCGAGGTGTCGCCACCGCTGCGCCGGGCGCTTTTCCTCGCCGGAGGGGTTTACCTTCTCCAAGCGGGGTTGGGGGCGCTGATTGTGCTGACCGATGATCGCACGTGGTTGCTCATTTCCCGCAGTCTACACGTTACCTTTGCCGCCGGCACCTGGGCGGTGATCATTACAGCGAGTTCTTTAGCATGGCTACACGTATCGCCCAACCGCCTTCCACTGCCCACGAACACGGGCGAGAGGTCATCCACCCCCCACCGCGAGGGAGCGCCCTCGGCGCTTATCTCCAGCTAG
- a CDS encoding protoheme IX farnesyltransferase yields MATRIAQPPSTAHEHGREVIHPPPRGSALGAYLQLAKPRIVLLLVFTTVTAMVVAAKGEALPPLLLAATIIGGALAAGGASALNQYIDRDMDHLMARTRHRPIPSGRITPLNALLFGLALCAWSVAILGTFVNWLAAALALIGAIYYVVVYTLLLKRNTVLNILIGGGAGAMPVLVGWAAVTGTLAPGAFLLFAIVFYWTPPHSWALALLVNKDYTAANVPMMPVARGEDAARVQIFLYSIQLVALSLLPIPFRLLGGFYLVTAGLLGVGMILEALRLLRTKSGAQARRTYKYSTFYLALLFLAMILDLIIF; encoded by the coding sequence ATGGCTACACGTATCGCCCAACCGCCTTCCACTGCCCACGAACACGGGCGAGAGGTCATCCACCCCCCACCGCGAGGGAGCGCCCTCGGCGCTTATCTCCAGCTAGCCAAGCCGCGCATCGTTCTGCTGCTCGTCTTTACGACGGTCACGGCAATGGTTGTCGCCGCAAAGGGGGAGGCGCTCCCGCCGCTTCTCTTGGCGGCAACGATTATCGGCGGGGCATTGGCGGCTGGGGGCGCCAGCGCCTTAAACCAGTATATTGACCGCGACATGGATCACCTCATGGCGCGGACGCGCCACAGACCGATTCCCTCTGGACGGATCACCCCTCTGAACGCCTTGCTTTTTGGCTTGGCACTCTGCGCGTGGTCGGTGGCAATCCTCGGCACATTTGTAAATTGGTTGGCAGCAGCGCTCGCCCTGATTGGGGCAATTTACTATGTCGTTGTCTATACGCTGCTGCTGAAGCGGAATACCGTCCTGAACATCCTGATTGGGGGTGGGGCGGGGGCAATGCCCGTTTTGGTGGGGTGGGCAGCGGTGACGGGGACTCTGGCGCCGGGGGCATTTTTGCTCTTTGCCATTGTCTTTTACTGGACGCCGCCCCATTCGTGGGCGCTGGCGCTGCTGGTGAATAAAGACTACACCGCCGCAAATGTCCCCATGATGCCCGTCGCACGGGGGGAAGACGCCGCCCGTGTGCAGATTTTCCTCTACAGCATTCAACTGGTGGCGCTCTCACTCTTGCCCATTCCCTTTCGCTTGCTCGGTGGGTTCTATCTCGTCACGGCGGGGCTGCTTGGCGTGGGCATGATCCTTGAGGCACTCCGCCTGCTGCGGACGAAAAGCGGCGCACAAGCCCGCCGCACGTATAAGTATTCAACCTTCTATCTCGCCTTACTCTTTTTGGCGATGATCCTTGACCTAATTATCTTCTAA
- the ftsY gene encoding signal recognition particle-docking protein FtsY, which translates to MEKTRRGFFGRLANTFAKSTITPDDWDEIEAILLQADVGAATTERLMESLRTRHRKEGLKTPQQLHVGLKAELRALLKPPTPMNIAGRDLSVILIVGVNGSGKTTTIGKLANRLANNNRKVMLAAGDTFRAAAVEQLQLWGQRANVPVIAGAPNADPGSVVFDAISAAKSRGHDILLVDTAGRLQTKYNLMEELRKIKGVMSKVVPDAPHEVLIVLDGTTGQNALLQAKGFSETVQLTGVIVTKLDSTAKGGMLFAIQQEMGLPIHYVGLGEGVYDLILFNPDAFVDGLVEES; encoded by the coding sequence ATGGAGAAAACCCGACGGGGGTTTTTTGGAAGGTTGGCAAATACCTTTGCCAAATCGACGATCACCCCTGATGATTGGGACGAGATCGAGGCAATCCTCCTTCAGGCAGATGTGGGGGCAGCGACGACAGAACGCCTTATGGAAAGCCTGCGCACCCGCCACCGCAAAGAAGGACTAAAAACGCCCCAACAGCTCCATGTCGGTTTAAAAGCCGAACTCCGCGCCCTATTGAAACCCCCCACCCCGATGAACATCGCTGGACGTGATCTCTCGGTGATTTTGATTGTGGGGGTGAACGGATCGGGCAAGACGACGACCATTGGCAAACTGGCAAACCGCCTTGCTAACAACAACCGCAAAGTGATGCTTGCCGCCGGGGATACCTTCCGCGCTGCCGCTGTTGAGCAGCTTCAACTCTGGGGGCAGCGGGCAAATGTCCCTGTCATTGCCGGAGCGCCCAACGCCGACCCGGGATCTGTTGTCTTTGATGCGATCAGCGCCGCCAAGTCACGCGGACACGATATTTTACTGGTGGATACCGCCGGACGGCTGCAAACGAAATACAACCTGATGGAAGAACTGCGCAAAATCAAGGGTGTCATGAGCAAGGTTGTCCCCGATGCCCCCCATGAGGTGCTGATTGTCCTTGACGGGACAACAGGGCAGAATGCGCTTCTTCAGGCAAAGGGCTTTAGCGAAACCGTGCAGCTTACGGGCGTCATTGTGACGAAACTAGACAGCACGGCAAAAGGGGGGATGCTGTTCGCCATTCAGCAAGAGATGGGCTTGCCCATTCACTATGTTGGCTTGGGCGAGGGGGTGTATGATTTGATCTTATTCAACCCCGATGCCTTTGTTGATGGACTCGTGGAGGAATCATGA